Proteins encoded within one genomic window of Cyanobium sp. Tous-M-B4:
- a CDS encoding exo-alpha-sialidase translates to MSQLSRRQILLGLSGAGLATVLAGRGIARVRQSGAPQPGQQGQLISNPFISGELGYSCYRTPGLAISAKGSVLAFCGGRVDNCKDEGNIDVLLRRSLDGGRSWEPLQVLANDGPNPCKIPLPVVLPSGRILLLWLWNASIASESDRGSRDVRITFSDDDGSSWAPSRDITSQVRLPGWKLWYGIGPGHGIVKQLEPASGRIVVPARHNIKGRGSASHLLLSDDGGVSWRVGAVASYSPSNECAVTELGDGSLMLNSRSKGGRRVVSISRDGGLTMASSGPDPQLIEPLNGCQASLLTYGFGPGQQATLLFANPVDLQHRTNGRLRLSTNNGQSWNRGFGYGQGAGSFTGYSDLARFANGDVALLVESGASYRKARDNQRHGGIVFQRIPFELIRSA, encoded by the coding sequence ATGAGCCAGCTGAGTCGACGCCAAATTCTGCTGGGCCTCTCCGGAGCAGGACTAGCAACCGTTCTGGCCGGCAGGGGGATAGCCCGTGTGCGTCAAAGCGGCGCACCCCAGCCGGGGCAACAAGGTCAGCTGATTAGTAATCCTTTCATCTCTGGGGAGCTTGGATACAGCTGCTACCGCACCCCTGGCCTGGCGATCAGTGCCAAAGGCAGCGTGCTGGCCTTCTGTGGCGGGCGCGTGGACAACTGCAAGGACGAGGGCAACATTGATGTGCTGCTGCGGCGCTCCCTCGATGGCGGCCGCAGCTGGGAGCCGCTGCAGGTGCTGGCCAACGACGGGCCAAACCCCTGCAAAATCCCCCTGCCTGTGGTGCTTCCCAGCGGCCGCATCCTGCTGCTGTGGCTCTGGAATGCCTCCATAGCAAGTGAGTCTGATCGGGGCTCGAGAGACGTACGAATCACGTTCTCCGACGACGACGGCAGCAGCTGGGCCCCCTCCCGCGACATCACTAGCCAGGTGAGACTGCCGGGCTGGAAGCTCTGGTATGGAATCGGTCCCGGCCACGGCATCGTCAAGCAGCTGGAGCCCGCGAGTGGACGCATCGTTGTGCCTGCACGGCACAACATCAAAGGCCGAGGTAGTGCCTCCCACCTGCTGCTTTCCGACGATGGTGGCGTTAGTTGGCGGGTTGGCGCAGTGGCCAGCTACAGCCCTTCCAACGAATGCGCTGTGACCGAGCTCGGCGACGGCAGCCTGATGCTGAACAGCCGCAGCAAAGGCGGCCGGCGGGTGGTGAGCATCAGCCGCGATGGTGGCCTCACCATGGCCAGCAGCGGGCCCGATCCCCAGTTGATCGAACCGCTCAACGGCTGCCAGGCAAGCCTGCTCACCTACGGCTTTGGTCCCGGCCAGCAAGCCACCTTGCTGTTTGCCAATCCGGTGGATCTACAGCACCGCACCAACGGCCGCCTCCGCCTCAGCACCAACAATGGCCAGAGCTGGAACCGGGGGTTCGGCTACGGCCAGGGGGCCGGCAGCTTCACTGGCTACAGCGACCTGGCCCGCTTCGCCAACGGCGATGTGGCCCTGCTGGTGGAATCGGGGGCTAGCTACCGCAAAGCTCGAGACAACCAGCGCCACGGCGGCATCGTCTTCCAGCGCATTCCCTTTGAACTGATCCGCTCAGCCTGA
- a CDS encoding ABC transporter permease, translating to MRSFAPRYVLAKLLLQLRVVSAVARRELQLRAAKGAMGVAGVFVEPLALIVTFLALRIFLRGSGDSSYMNPALWLALGFIPFFMFAEIAIKAINGVEKSSEIYFYRRLRPLDSLMGNTLLLAQIYGSLLLLFVLGSAAWEWRPVVQDLGSLITLFLGLALLGFGIGLSTLVVGRRLPVVAWIMQLFLRRILLWTSCIFFSISIIPDAFRSWILWNPIAHGIELMRAACNPAYPIPGVSAIYFWGWVFGSVGFGLLVYGNNENLLFVVDKSLPDDSSRDGD from the coding sequence ATGCGTAGCTTTGCGCCCCGCTACGTGTTAGCAAAACTGCTGTTGCAGCTGCGTGTGGTGTCTGCGGTGGCCCGCCGCGAGCTCCAGCTGCGCGCCGCTAAGGGTGCAATGGGAGTGGCTGGTGTGTTTGTTGAGCCCCTGGCGCTGATCGTTACGTTTCTTGCTTTGCGAATCTTTTTGCGGGGCTCAGGTGATTCAAGCTACATGAATCCGGCACTGTGGCTTGCCCTCGGATTTATTCCCTTTTTTATGTTTGCTGAGATTGCGATTAAGGCTATTAACGGGGTTGAGAAAAGCAGCGAGATTTATTTTTATAGGCGACTTCGTCCCCTCGATTCCCTGATGGGCAACACGTTGCTGCTGGCGCAGATCTATGGATCACTACTGCTGCTATTTGTCCTTGGTAGTGCTGCCTGGGAATGGCGCCCTGTAGTTCAAGACCTTGGCTCCTTGATTACACTGTTTTTAGGATTGGCTTTGCTTGGTTTTGGTATTGGCTTGAGCACCTTGGTAGTGGGACGCCGCCTTCCGGTTGTGGCTTGGATTATGCAATTGTTCTTGCGGCGCATACTTTTGTGGACATCCTGCATCTTTTTCTCGATAAGCATTATTCCTGATGCTTTTCGCTCGTGGATTTTATGGAATCCAATCGCTCACGGTATTGAGCTGATGCGGGCGGCCTGTAATCCGGCATATCCAATTCCAGGTGTGAGTGCGATCTATTTTTGGGGTTGGGTTTTTGGCTCGGTTGGCTTTGGTCTGCTTGTGTATGGAAACAATGAGAATTTGTTATTTGTTGTAGATAAGTCCCTGCCCGATGATTCCAGCAGGGATGGCGATTGA
- a CDS encoding sugar ABC transporter yields MLAGVVVLGSAIYFFGVGRNRYQVQSSFIVRLPETPASTGSTLLGTTLAGPTMLGSLEDGRFLAVYLTSPEVMKRVFLQLQPETAWARNLRDPFAGLRRGATFDEKLAFFRRQVFVVPQDLTGVINLTTVGLAPKPSYQLNSLLLKEAEVFMNRVNQNISATQQTFAEAEIQRARERLDRATTASNTFKNDNGQIDPAQMATATSGYITELEGKLVDLKVEEASLKRQFKDHSTPEVAYVTDQVDELQRQISEERALLVNPEGKDLNRIVTEGAKLETEVLLATDALKASITAANNSRQLTQQQVKFLVRLANPEVPQLQSLDWRWKGFLATLGVLVVLWGVGTFALGIVDRR; encoded by the coding sequence TTGCTTGCTGGTGTGGTGGTGCTGGGCTCGGCGATTTACTTTTTCGGGGTGGGCCGCAATCGCTATCAGGTTCAATCGAGTTTCATCGTCCGATTGCCGGAAACCCCTGCGTCCACAGGGTCTACCCTCCTAGGGACCACGCTGGCTGGCCCCACCATGCTGGGCTCGCTTGAGGATGGTCGCTTCCTGGCCGTTTATCTGACTTCGCCGGAGGTGATGAAGCGTGTTTTCTTGCAGCTCCAGCCGGAAACGGCCTGGGCGCGCAATCTTCGTGATCCGTTTGCAGGGCTGAGGCGTGGGGCCACATTCGATGAGAAGTTGGCCTTTTTCCGCCGTCAAGTGTTTGTGGTCCCTCAGGACCTCACCGGGGTGATCAATCTCACCACGGTCGGATTGGCTCCTAAGCCTTCTTATCAGCTAAATAGCTTGCTGCTTAAGGAAGCTGAAGTTTTCATGAATCGGGTTAACCAGAATATTAGTGCTACTCAGCAAACATTTGCTGAGGCTGAGATCCAGAGAGCTAGAGAGCGACTTGATAGGGCAACTACGGCCTCCAATACTTTCAAAAATGATAATGGTCAGATAGACCCGGCCCAGATGGCCACTGCTACCAGTGGATACATCACTGAACTCGAGGGTAAGCTGGTAGATCTCAAGGTTGAAGAGGCGAGCCTGAAGCGTCAGTTTAAAGATCACTCCACCCCTGAAGTTGCCTATGTAACCGATCAGGTTGATGAATTGCAGCGTCAGATAAGCGAGGAGCGCGCTCTGTTGGTGAATCCTGAAGGTAAGGATCTGAACCGGATTGTGACCGAAGGCGCGAAGTTGGAGACTGAGGTATTGCTTGCCACCGATGCTCTTAAGGCTTCGATCACAGCCGCCAACAACAGCCGGCAGCTCACCCAGCAACAGGTGAAGTTTTTGGTGCGTCTTGCTAATCCAGAGGTGCCGCAGTTGCAGTCGCTAGACTGGCGATGGAAGGGATTCCTGGCAACTTTGGGGGTGTTAGTGGTGCTTTGGGGCGTCGGCACCTTCGCGTTGGGGATTGTTGATCGCCGTTGA
- a CDS encoding glycosyltransferase — MRHLDLLIAAPADPAAQAGWGDVHFARGLQLGLQSLGLSSRLLCRDSHQSSPPPPDGSGLLVLRGKYAPPLAWLERQPYTHKALWLISWPLNPTPAELASYDQIFVASGQDQPRIAKLSGRPTSTLLQATSFWHFGRPEPAGGGLLFVGNTRGVSRPIVRAFHQAGLPLELIGSGWEQLGLQAQASNIANAQLPARYRRALAVLNDHHQAMLDYGYLNNRVFDVLACGVPVITDGAPGCPPELMPAVVCHRPGSDPRASLQLATALRAQPLLLSQVARTVRQEHSFVARARQLLAELVRA, encoded by the coding sequence ATGCGGCACCTCGACCTGCTGATCGCCGCGCCGGCCGATCCGGCCGCCCAGGCGGGCTGGGGTGATGTGCATTTCGCCCGCGGGCTGCAACTCGGCCTGCAAAGCCTGGGGCTGAGCTCCCGCCTGCTCTGCCGCGACAGCCACCAGAGCAGTCCGCCGCCGCCGGATGGGAGTGGCCTGCTGGTGCTGCGCGGCAAGTACGCCCCGCCCCTGGCCTGGCTAGAGCGCCAGCCCTACACCCACAAAGCCCTTTGGCTGATCAGCTGGCCGCTCAATCCCACCCCCGCCGAGCTAGCCAGCTACGACCAGATATTTGTAGCCAGCGGCCAAGATCAGCCCCGCATTGCCAAGCTCAGCGGCCGCCCCACCAGCACCCTGCTACAAGCCACCAGCTTCTGGCACTTTGGTCGACCAGAGCCAGCGGGCGGGGGCCTGCTGTTTGTGGGCAACACCCGAGGGGTGAGCCGGCCAATCGTGCGGGCCTTCCACCAGGCCGGCCTGCCCTTGGAGCTGATCGGCAGCGGCTGGGAGCAGCTGGGCCTGCAGGCCCAGGCCAGCAACATCGCCAACGCCCAGCTGCCGGCGCGTTACCGCCGCGCCCTGGCCGTGCTCAACGACCACCACCAGGCCATGCTGGATTACGGCTACCTCAACAACCGCGTCTTCGATGTGCTGGCCTGCGGAGTGCCGGTGATCACCGATGGGGCACCAGGCTGCCCGCCGGAGCTGATGCCGGCCGTGGTGTGCCATCGGCCCGGCAGCGATCCACGCGCCAGCCTGCAGCTAGCAACCGCCCTGCGCGCCCAGCCCCTACTGCTCAGCCAGGTAGCCCGCACAGTGAGGCAGGAGCACAGTTTCGTAGCTCGCGCTCGCCAGCTGCTTGCCGAGCTGGTTCGGGCCTAA
- a CDS encoding glycosyltransferase family A protein: MSLITAHLPSPQGDSIHLGLNRCQLVRKLFALPAVRRYGFATGCDQALLLRANPDLWPQRLGPSLIDLEGQLGDPALLLALPLAWSRGLMQLAEAPPLQALLEAGATPLALDAWPELELSEQPQAQLLPSALALLLAPYRALLAAAEPLEPAAALQLLQLERKLRRQLAAGCWPAPAALGRPLPLARWLDSPPAEAAALQRLSDQLVALLHLLPAAEQPAYAHSLQALLLAGLEQAEPQPWLRLLEALVGGINSRQSELVAVAADLRRSGLERGAALDDPGERGLALVRLLQAPLAEERPGWLAALAGAIDALVLAIGVAAEAGEREQKRALQRQLEGIVLSGSTNLPLLQALLPQLAPETGYRLPSLLPPAACLVLVKGVLLLGDPAIARLDRPWRRALLALLERGLPRLWWQADLLQKLLHDLRRFPLHTTWLQADNAELLPALVQLHSRGVAPPPPNNGPEPLQLRPLAPEELPGEPEDPRRLLRLQLTLLLRLVTGEEERGALLRLASAAGKTPLLRLLDGDDEEALVLAVAAGLPSRAVGLARLAAGRAGVPELLPLLLPLTGGVQAVFAACLAQWRQMLPPAAERATLPITVLFTCHRPRLELLRQALESLALQSVAVVEVLVVDDGTPEPEAAALAALLEQSAVELDLPLRLLRQERNQGQYACRNLAIEQMAGEALAIHDDDDLSHPLRLELQWQALQQGAAAVYGRHGRLDEASGAPQADGDGGGFFGDGITTLLLRRATALELGGFYSVRSRGDVDFRRRLEQRYGAAKVVRLQAPLYLMRGSAATVSSAYEYGCSLGLPSWRRLMRQGLLP, encoded by the coding sequence ATGTCGCTGATCACCGCGCACCTGCCATCTCCCCAAGGGGATTCAATCCACCTGGGCCTCAACCGCTGCCAGCTGGTGCGCAAGCTCTTCGCGCTTCCAGCTGTGCGGCGCTACGGATTTGCAACAGGCTGTGATCAGGCTCTGCTGCTGCGGGCTAACCCAGACCTTTGGCCCCAGCGGCTGGGGCCCTCCCTGATCGACCTGGAGGGCCAGCTCGGCGATCCGGCGTTGCTGCTTGCCCTGCCTTTGGCCTGGAGTCGGGGCCTGATGCAGCTTGCAGAGGCGCCGCCGCTTCAGGCGCTGCTGGAGGCGGGCGCCACCCCGCTGGCTCTCGATGCCTGGCCCGAGCTCGAGCTCTCTGAGCAGCCCCAAGCCCAGCTGCTCCCCTCCGCCCTGGCGCTGCTGCTGGCCCCCTACCGCGCCCTGCTGGCCGCCGCCGAACCCCTCGAGCCGGCCGCCGCCCTACAGCTGTTGCAGCTGGAACGCAAGCTGCGCCGCCAGCTCGCCGCTGGCTGCTGGCCTGCCCCCGCTGCTCTGGGCCGGCCCCTGCCCCTGGCCCGCTGGCTGGATTCCCCTCCGGCGGAAGCCGCTGCCCTGCAGCGCCTGAGCGACCAGCTGGTGGCCTTGCTGCACCTGCTGCCGGCGGCCGAGCAGCCCGCCTACGCCCACAGCTTGCAAGCACTGCTGCTGGCGGGTTTGGAGCAGGCCGAGCCCCAACCCTGGCTGCGGCTACTGGAGGCGCTGGTGGGCGGGATCAACAGCCGCCAGAGCGAGCTGGTGGCGGTGGCGGCTGATTTGCGCCGGTCTGGGCTGGAGCGGGGCGCGGCCCTGGATGATCCCGGCGAGCGGGGCCTGGCGTTGGTGCGTTTGCTGCAGGCGCCCTTGGCAGAAGAGCGGCCTGGCTGGCTGGCGGCCCTGGCCGGCGCCATCGATGCCCTGGTGCTGGCGATCGGTGTGGCGGCCGAGGCGGGTGAGCGAGAGCAGAAGCGGGCTTTGCAGCGCCAGCTGGAGGGGATCGTGCTTAGCGGCAGCACCAACCTGCCGCTGCTGCAGGCCCTGCTGCCGCAGCTGGCGCCAGAAACTGGCTACCGCCTGCCCAGCCTGCTGCCTCCAGCTGCCTGCCTGGTGCTGGTGAAGGGGGTGCTGCTGCTGGGCGACCCGGCAATCGCCCGGCTGGATCGGCCCTGGCGGCGGGCCCTGCTGGCTCTACTGGAGCGGGGGCTACCGCGGCTGTGGTGGCAGGCGGATCTGTTGCAGAAGCTCCTACACGACCTGCGCCGCTTCCCCCTGCACACCACTTGGCTGCAGGCCGACAACGCCGAGCTGCTGCCGGCCCTGGTGCAGCTGCACAGCCGCGGCGTGGCGCCGCCACCGCCAAACAATGGCCCCGAGCCGTTGCAGCTGCGCCCCCTGGCGCCGGAGGAGTTGCCCGGGGAGCCGGAAGATCCGCGCCGGCTGCTGCGCCTCCAGCTCACCCTGCTGTTGCGCCTGGTGACGGGTGAGGAGGAGCGCGGCGCTCTGCTGCGCCTGGCCAGCGCTGCTGGCAAAACGCCCCTGCTGCGGCTGCTCGATGGCGACGACGAAGAGGCCCTGGTGCTGGCGGTAGCAGCCGGCCTGCCCAGCCGGGCGGTGGGCTTGGCGCGGCTGGCGGCGGGGCGAGCCGGCGTGCCGGAGCTACTGCCGTTGTTGCTGCCCCTTACTGGCGGCGTGCAGGCCGTGTTTGCCGCCTGCCTGGCCCAGTGGCGCCAAATGTTGCCGCCGGCGGCGGAGCGAGCCACTCTGCCGATCACGGTGCTGTTTACCTGCCACCGGCCGCGGCTGGAGCTGCTGCGCCAGGCCCTGGAATCCCTGGCCCTGCAGAGCGTGGCGGTGGTGGAGGTGCTGGTGGTAGACGACGGCACGCCGGAGCCCGAGGCGGCTGCGCTGGCAGCGCTGCTGGAGCAGAGCGCCGTTGAGCTGGATCTGCCGCTGCGGCTGCTGCGCCAAGAGCGCAACCAGGGCCAGTACGCCTGCCGCAACCTGGCGATCGAGCAGATGGCGGGCGAGGCCCTGGCGATTCACGACGACGACGACCTCTCCCATCCCCTGCGCCTGGAGCTGCAGTGGCAGGCGCTGCAGCAGGGGGCGGCGGCGGTGTATGGCCGCCATGGGCGCCTGGATGAGGCCAGCGGCGCCCCCCAGGCCGATGGCGATGGCGGTGGCTTCTTCGGTGATGGCATCACCACCCTGTTGCTGCGCAGGGCCACGGCGCTGGAGCTGGGCGGCTTTTATTCGGTGCGCTCCCGCGGTGATGTGGACTTCCGCCGCCGTCTGGAGCAGCGCTATGGGGCGGCCAAGGTGGTGCGGTTGCAGGCGCCGCTGTATCTGATGCGGGGCTCTGCGGCCACGGTGTCGTCGGCCTATGAATACGGCTGCAGCCTGGGGCTGCCCAGCTGGCGCCGGCTGATGCGGCAAGGGCTGTTGCCTTGA
- a CDS encoding beta/gamma crystallin family protein, with translation MKKSVAMAKTAPVFIGLTSIRGREGALKRTLDSLLAQQLPADGRLVELHLFLSRQPYLLDRGFGALPGFLRRRIWSSRLGPGLRLQVHWTANWGPYRKLLPLLERLTPEQQALDPLLITADDDTLYPRDWLRRLVAAQERWGCVVAFRGRQMVLEQGEVVPYRDWRVNDERLLQPSLLTVPTGKDGICYRLGQLDWRVRDVERALAIAGHADDLWFKTHTLLTATPSLLLHHSMSQQFVELSSQGVALKRGVPGQPIGQTLFLSINKRGGNDVVLADCLGYLQGQMGGELARLCSAD, from the coding sequence TTGAAAAAGTCTGTTGCCATGGCTAAAACAGCACCAGTCTTCATTGGCCTCACCTCGATCCGCGGCCGCGAGGGCGCCCTGAAGCGCACGCTCGATTCGCTGCTGGCCCAGCAGCTGCCCGCCGACGGCCGGCTGGTGGAGCTGCATTTATTTCTGTCGCGGCAGCCCTATCTGCTGGATCGGGGCTTCGGGGCGCTGCCTGGCTTTCTGCGGCGGCGTATCTGGAGCTCGCGGCTGGGGCCGGGTCTGCGGTTGCAGGTGCACTGGACGGCAAATTGGGGCCCCTACCGCAAGCTGTTGCCGCTGCTGGAGCGGCTGACGCCGGAGCAGCAGGCGCTTGATCCGCTGCTGATCACCGCCGACGACGACACCCTCTATCCGCGCGACTGGCTGCGGCGGCTGGTGGCGGCCCAGGAGCGCTGGGGCTGCGTGGTGGCCTTCCGCGGGCGCCAGATGGTGCTGGAGCAGGGGGAGGTGGTGCCCTACCGGGATTGGCGGGTAAATGACGAGCGGCTGCTGCAGCCCAGCCTGCTGACGGTGCCCACCGGCAAAGACGGCATCTGCTACCGGCTGGGCCAGCTCGACTGGCGAGTGCGCGACGTGGAGCGGGCCCTGGCGATCGCCGGCCACGCCGATGATCTTTGGTTTAAGACCCACACGCTGCTCACTGCCACGCCGAGCCTGCTGCTGCACCACAGCATGAGCCAGCAGTTCGTGGAGCTGAGCAGCCAGGGCGTCGCCCTCAAGCGCGGGGTGCCCGGCCAGCCGATCGGCCAGACGCTGTTTTTGTCTATTAATAAGCGCGGTGGCAATGATGTGGTGCTGGCCGATTGCCTGGGCTATCTGCAGGGGCAGATGGGTGGCGAGCTGGCGCGGCTGTGCAGCGCTGATTAG
- a CDS encoding nucleotidyltransferase substrate binding protein — protein sequence MAEDIRWQQRFSNYHRALAQLETFVEPPRLNEREQQGLIKAYEYTFELAWNTLRDLLRSQGDATLIGSRDTLREAFRLGLIEEGEAWMLMIQDRNLTSHAYNRATADAIAANITGSYLPCFQQLRSKLAQRLQEESS from the coding sequence ATGGCAGAAGACATCCGCTGGCAACAACGCTTCAGCAATTACCACCGGGCTCTTGCTCAGCTAGAGACCTTTGTGGAGCCGCCCAGGCTGAATGAACGCGAACAGCAGGGGTTGATTAAGGCCTACGAATACACGTTTGAACTTGCTTGGAACACCCTGCGCGATCTGCTGCGCAGCCAGGGCGATGCCACCTTGATCGGATCGCGGGACACCCTGCGAGAGGCCTTTCGCCTCGGGCTGATTGAGGAAGGTGAGGCCTGGATGCTGATGATTCAAGACCGCAACCTCACCAGTCACGCCTACAACCGCGCCACAGCTGATGCCATCGCTGCGAATATCACTGGCAGCTATCTGCCGTGCTTCCAGCAGCTGCGCAGCAAGTTG